The DNA sequence cctgctgacaaactgGGCAGCTGGGGCCAAGTTCTCTCATCTGCCAACTCCACTTTCCCTCTCATTCCTGCCCAGATCCTGTCTACTGAGCCAGTCCTGCTCATGCATCAAAAGTCTGCTTCTGCCTCTAAACCCAGGGGCAGTTCCCACCTTTGCACAGACAAAGTCACTCTTGCACACCTCGGCTGTGCAGCTCTCTGTGCTGAGGCCCTGTCTTCCTCTCCTACTCCACCAGCAACAGGCGTCAGACTCCACAGATTGACGTTCCTGGGCGTCTTTTGATTCATAGTGTCAGCTCAGGACTTGTAGTGTCCTGCATCTCTATTCTGTGAAATGCACCTGCCTTTTCCTTTCAGTCCTTTCTCACTcacttccctgtctccaggagAGATGGAGGTTAGGACCATAAGAATTCCCCTTCAGGAAGAGACTTGTGGTCCAGCTAGTGCAGTATCCCATGTTCCTGACACTCTGGAAGAGACCCCAGGGCTATCCAGTCCAGAGCCCTGTGTCTGAcattggccagtgccagatgtgtCATAACTGTGCAATATGCTGGGCTGGGGGATCATTCCTGAGCCCACCCTCTGCAAAAGCATTTGGGTTTAGGGCATGCCAGAAGCTGGCAACAGATCCAGGAGCCAGAGAAGCCAGCTACAGCACCTCCAGGAGTGTTGAAGAGGATGCTCTGAGCCCTGCTACCATgctggagacagagggtcagagcATGCTAGCACTGACCCGCCATCCAATGTTAGCCAGAGAGCAGGGAGCCATGTGCCATGGGAGGCCTGTCTCCCAGTGAAACAGCAGGTGGGATCCCTGTCAATGACTTGGCAGCTTCCTTGCTCTGCATGGGCTGTGCTGCCCGGCAGTGCCAAGCTGAGCTTTGTGGCATGTTCCTGAGTGTTGGTACCTGTCTGGGGAAAGCTGCTGCCAGACTGTGATCTacaccctgcacacaccagggcaGCACCTGCCCTGCTCAGGTGAGCTAATGCACCCACCCAGACATGTACAAACATACACAGACCTAACATCCCAGACCAGCACGTGTGCACATATGCACAGATCTGTACACCCTGACCTGCACACAAATGCAGATGCATGCACACACCCACAAACCCACACAGAGATCTGTACACCCCCCTACCTGCACCTACATCtgtacacatgcatgcacaccccTACCTGCAcacaccctacacacacacacacgcacacacacagatctgTACATCTCCCAGCCTGCACACATCCCTGTACACATGTActcagagacacacacagagttgTACACCCCCGTACATGCACACACCCCTGTCCATGTGTgcttacacgcacacacacacacacacacacccctgtacacccctgcctgcacacacccCTGTACACATGTGCACATGTGCCCACAGAGCCCATAACAAATGTGTTTTCTCTGCTTGCCTTCTGCTGTGGTCCATTCCTCTCTGCACCATTTCCCCAAACCCATACTGGACCCTGTGtgtaacccccctcccccacatcagtGGTACATTCCTCTCGGTGCGCTCCCACACCCACTCCCTGCTGTTCTGCCCTGCTCCTCCGGTACAGTGTCCTGCTCTCCATGCTCTCTGTGCTGCACCCATCAGGCACGTGAACACGACGTGGGGAAGCCGACGCAGGTGGCCGTGGCTGTGGTGGATACATTTGTGTGGCAGGCGCTGGCCTCTGTGGCTATCCCCGGCTTCACCATTAACCGCATCTGTGCTGCCTCCCTCTACTTCCTGGGCACCATGACACACTGGCCCCTCCCCATCCGGAAGTGGATGACCACAGCCATTGGCCTCTCAGCCATTCCTGTCATCATCAAGCCTATTGACAGGTAAGGCTTCCCTGGCATGCTGAGGGTTAACACGGGTGGCAGGATCAGGGCTCAGCACCTGGGGCCCAGGACTCTGGGCAAGAGGCCTGTGATGCCCTGGGGGTAAGCTGGTGATGGAGGGGATAGTGTACACTACATGCATAGAGAGGCAGGGTGTTAGAGCAGAGGACTAGGAGTCAAGATGCCTCACTCCACTATTGACTCAtggtgtggccttgggcaagtcatggcaCCACTTTGGGCCTCGTTTTCCCCGTCTCTATCAGCGGTAGCTACAGTGCTTGGCATTAAAAATGCAGCATTTGTCAGTAGTGCTCTGCCTTAGGGATACCAGTGACCCTTGTAAGTGACCCTTGCAAGTCCCTGCACCCTGactccactccctggcaggaggtggtggggggagcCCCTATGCTCCAACCTTATTTCTCCAGCTggagtgctgggggaaggggggaactgCAAGCAGAAGGGGCCTCACTTGTTCTGGCCCAGGGCCTCACAAACCCCTAATCTGAGACCCCAGGCACTCGACTCCTGCTGAAAGTCCCCTCATGCCCCAGGCCCTCTGGCAAGCGCAGCCTGTGTTCATTGTCAAGCAGCTCAGAGGGAGCTAGCACTGGGGAATTTGTGCACATATCCTGGCTGCACCAGCACACCTGGTGTGTCACACACTTGTGGCACAGCTGCTGTTGAACACCTGGCTGAACACAGCCCTAGCTCATAGCTAAATGTTGTCCCCATTGCTTCAAGGAGTCTTGAACCAGGCAGACTGTAGGGGTGCATGGCTAATACCAGCTTGGGGCTGATGACAAGCCTCAGTGCTCACTAGGAAATTCCTACACTGAGAAATGACCCGTAAGCCACCAAGCCAGGGCTGATGCAGGCCTGGGAAGCTGAAGTTGATTGGTTCACATAAGGCCTCAGCCCTCACTGGTGCCTGGCTGTGGTACATGGAGCTCATCCTGCCATCCCACATGGTGCTGCTCTTTGCTTTCACCTATCACACACTATTACCAGCACAGGCATCCAcacatcatgagtcaggcccccaccagtgtggctttttttaaagacacccCAAAGCCCTATTGTTTTTGGCTGGCTGCCAGTGTCCTAGCTATTCAGGGTCACAGCTCCAAGCTTTTCCCCACCCCCTACTGGGATAGAACCTtcgtttccattttaaaaagtgagattcTCACACTCAGACAACTTGAAGAGCTGTGAAGCTAGTGCTCCACCTACATGTGCCAAGCATCCCCATGCACTGAGAACCTGGAGGGCTGTAAATGTAGCTGGAAATTAAGAGCAACCCCCCGGCTGGCCTCTAGTAGGGGCTGCTATGTGTGAGAAGAAACAGGCAGCTAGTATCAAAGAGTAGGTGGCTGGGCAGCACATCCCTCAAGGGATTTAACAGCTAGGAGGAGAGAAGATCAAAGGAAACCATGTGATTAACCCTGTCACTAAGGGCCCAACACTGATCACATTAGAGCTGGATACAAATGCTTTCCTTAAGTAACTCCTTGCTGTGAGCTAGTGCTCTGGGGCTGTTTGCTAGGAGAGGGGGCCCAGCTGATGGAGTGAAGGGACATGCCAGGGGCACAATGGGATGGGAGAATGAAAACACCTGTTTGAAGTAACCACAGCCTCTCTTCTCTGCAGGTCAGTGGATTTCCTGATGGATTCCAGCCTCCGCAAACTCTATGGTGCTGAAGAGAAACGTCGTCCTTCTTCGTGAGGCAGCCCCTTTACACGGctaaagcgggggggggggagggggggaggggtgtttgtgCAGGAGAAGGACTCTTCTCTCACCCACCCAGCTCAGCACCTCACAACTGACTACACTGTATTTAGAGCAATTTTCTGCTGTTAACCCAACTTACTGTGACATGGGGGCAGGAGAGCAAGTgggctgggcagccctgccccagcacaggctCACCCCTGCTTCAGAGCCATTAGCACTAGCCCTGAATTGCCAAGAGCTGGTTGCCCAACCCAAATGCTGGAGGCCCAGCTGTTCTGGCAGCATGAGATTTCAGGGTTGTTCTTGGTCCTTTGTGGccagggggggagaagagaggaaaagtGCAATTGCTGTCAAAACCCAGTGGTGCTAGGGGATATTAATACAGGCTGGGGTTGGCATATTCTGTAGCTTaagatccaggagatctgtatttatggtggaaaaaaaacccacacaaaaacACCTGTTCTGGAGGTTAATTGCACTAACTCACATCCCTCTAACTGGCTCCAGTTCCTGCTGCTGTGGTGTAGTGGGAACCTGACTAGTCAAACTCTGCAATTCCCTCTCCTCAGAATAAGCCGCTTTAACCTGAATTCACTCCCAGTTCCCTGTGCT is a window from the Gopherus evgoodei ecotype Sinaloan lineage chromosome 13, rGopEvg1_v1.p, whole genome shotgun sequence genome containing:
- the MTFP1 gene encoding mitochondrial fission process protein 1 isoform X6, producing MGPPAETDLYRDTWVRYLGYANEVGESFRAIVPISLVWASYGVATTYVMADAIDKGKKAAVAREHDVGKPTQVAVAVVDTFVWQALASVAIPGFTINRICAASLYFLGTMTHWPLPIRKWMTTAIGLSAIPVIIKPIDRSVDFLMDSSLRKLYGAEEKRRPSS
- the MTFP1 gene encoding mitochondrial fission process protein 1 isoform X1 encodes the protein MGAGGRCREQRASLKVTFLPISPGQARHLPRLSDSALQRHLAKPAGYANEVGESFRAIVPISLVWASYGVATTYVMADAIDKGKKAAVWYIPLGALPHPLPAVLPCSSGTVSCSPCSLCCTHQAREHDVGKPTQVAVAVVDTFVWQALASVAIPGFTINRICAASLYFLGTMTHWPLPIRKWMTTAIGLSAIPVIIKPIDRSVDFLMDSSLRKLYGAEEKRRPSS
- the MTFP1 gene encoding mitochondrial fission process protein 1 isoform X5, which codes for MCFLCLPSAVVHSSLHHFPKPILDPVCNPPPPHQWYIPLGALPHPLPAVLPCSSGTVSCSPCSLCCTHQAREHDVGKPTQVAVAVVDTFVWQALASVAIPGFTINRICAASLYFLGTMTHWPLPIRKWMTTAIGLSAIPVIIKPIDRSVDFLMDSSLRKLYGAEEKRRPSS
- the MTFP1 gene encoding mitochondrial fission process protein 1 isoform X2 — protein: MLTENETKSPTRVDSLREAHREEADAECSQGRAERSKLGYANEVGESFRAIVPISLVWASYGVATTYVMADAIDKGKKAAVWYIPLGALPHPLPAVLPCSSGTVSCSPCSLCCTHQAREHDVGKPTQVAVAVVDTFVWQALASVAIPGFTINRICAASLYFLGTMTHWPLPIRKWMTTAIGLSAIPVIIKPIDRSVDFLMDSSLRKLYGAEEKRRPSS
- the MTFP1 gene encoding mitochondrial fission process protein 1 isoform X3 yields the protein MGPPAETDLYRDTWVRYLGYANEVGESFRAIVPISLVWASYGVATTYVMADAIDKGKKAAVWYIPLGALPHPLPAVLPCSSGTVSCSPCSLCCTHQAREHDVGKPTQVAVAVVDTFVWQALASVAIPGFTINRICAASLYFLGTMTHWPLPIRKWMTTAIGLSAIPVIIKPIDRSVDFLMDSSLRKLYGAEEKRRPSS
- the MTFP1 gene encoding mitochondrial fission process protein 1 isoform X4 — protein: MGAGGRCREQRASLKVTFLPISPGQARHLPRLSDSALQRHLAKPAGYANEVGESFRAIVPISLVWASYGVATTYVMADAIDKGKKAAVAREHDVGKPTQVAVAVVDTFVWQALASVAIPGFTINRICAASLYFLGTMTHWPLPIRKWMTTAIGLSAIPVIIKPIDRSVDFLMDSSLRKLYGAEEKRRPSS